A window of the Gemmatimonadota bacterium genome harbors these coding sequences:
- a CDS encoding Gfo/Idh/MocA family oxidoreductase: MTALKAGIIGCGNISGVYFEAGRKFEAFDVVACADMIPERARAKASEYEGVEALSVEALLDDPAIEIVINLTIPAAHAEIARAALEHGKSVYSEKPMAVRKEDGRALLDLAKHTGKLVGGAPDTFMGAGIQTCRKLIDDGWIGEPVAATAFMLSAGHEKWHPDPAFFYKPGAGPMLDMGPYYVTALVNLLGPVARLTGATRITHPVRTITSEPLRGGQIEVEVPTHLAGLLEFESGPIGTIVTSFDVWHHELPRIEVYGSEGSLSVPDPNSFGGPVKLRRGGAENWTEMPLSHGYEEQSRGLGVADMVYALRSGRPHRASGELTRHVLDVMLSIEESSESGRHITLENTCARPAPLPLGLAPYTLDP, encoded by the coding sequence ATGACGGCGCTCAAGGCGGGCATCATAGGATGCGGAAACATCAGCGGCGTATACTTCGAGGCGGGACGCAAGTTCGAGGCTTTCGACGTGGTCGCCTGCGCCGACATGATCCCCGAACGGGCGCGGGCCAAAGCCTCCGAATACGAGGGTGTTGAAGCCCTTTCGGTGGAAGCCCTGCTGGACGATCCCGCTATCGAGATCGTCATCAACCTGACCATTCCCGCCGCCCATGCCGAAATCGCCCGGGCCGCGCTGGAACACGGAAAATCAGTGTATTCGGAAAAACCCATGGCGGTCCGGAAGGAAGACGGCCGTGCCTTGCTCGACCTCGCGAAACACACCGGGAAGCTGGTGGGCGGGGCACCGGACACCTTCATGGGAGCCGGCATACAGACCTGCCGCAAACTCATCGACGACGGCTGGATCGGCGAACCGGTGGCGGCCACGGCCTTCATGCTGAGTGCGGGGCACGAAAAATGGCATCCCGATCCCGCCTTCTTCTACAAGCCCGGCGCGGGGCCCATGCTGGACATGGGGCCGTACTACGTCACGGCCCTTGTCAATCTGCTGGGGCCGGTCGCCCGGCTCACGGGCGCTACGCGCATCACACATCCCGTGCGCACCATAACGAGCGAGCCCCTTCGCGGAGGGCAAATTGAGGTCGAGGTGCCCACGCACCTGGCGGGCCTTCTCGAGTTCGAAAGCGGACCCATCGGGACGATCGTAACCAGTTTCGACGTGTGGCACCATGAACTTCCCCGCATCGAGGTATACGGGTCGGAGGGCTCTCTGAGCGTGCCCGATCCCAATTCCTTCGGCGGGCCAGTGAAACTGCGCCGCGGCGGCGCGGAAAACTGGACCGAAATGCCCCTGAGCCACGGGTACGAGGAGCAAAGCCGCGGCCTTGGCGTGGCGGACATGGTCTATGCCTTGCGTTCGGGCCGGCCGCACCGGGCCAGCGGCGAACTCACCCGCCACGTGCTGGACGTCATGCTGTCCATCGAGGAATCGTCGGAATCGGGACGGCACATCACACTGGAAAATACCTGTGCCCGGCCGGCCCCGCTGCCGCTCGGGCTGGCGCCTTATACGCTGGATCCTTGA
- a CDS encoding aldo/keto reductase, with protein MRYRILGRTGLRVSEVSLGTVELGMEYGLKAGGEPGVPAESDARILLNRAIDSGVNFIDTAALYGNSEEIIGRALKGRRSEYVLATKCVHRLEEGLDYAESRRSIATSIDRSLSRLQTDHIDLLQVHGRDLLELELRMIRDGEVMEELDRAREAGKVRFAGYSSYSEEAALAAIEDGRWDTLQIPCNILDRRYLVRVIPEARRCGVGVIVRSALLKGALTEKSRFMPDRLKPLVAHIDRLVEIQTATRFSLPELALRFVLSIPAVSTVIVGADKIAYLDEAVSVSDGQGLSEETLLALEDMALNDPYLLNPGNWGIP; from the coding sequence ATGCGATATAGAATCCTGGGGCGAACCGGTTTGCGCGTTTCCGAAGTCTCCCTCGGCACGGTCGAGCTGGGCATGGAGTACGGCCTGAAGGCGGGCGGCGAACCCGGCGTGCCCGCGGAGTCCGACGCCCGGATCCTGCTCAACCGGGCGATCGATTCGGGTGTGAACTTCATCGACACCGCGGCGCTGTACGGAAACAGCGAGGAGATCATCGGCCGGGCGCTCAAGGGCCGGCGGTCCGAGTACGTGCTCGCCACCAAGTGCGTGCACCGGCTGGAAGAAGGGCTGGATTACGCCGAATCGAGACGGAGCATCGCAACGTCCATCGACCGGAGCCTGTCCAGGCTGCAGACCGACCACATCGACCTGCTGCAGGTACACGGCCGGGACCTTCTCGAGCTGGAACTTCGTATGATCCGGGACGGCGAGGTGATGGAAGAGCTCGACAGGGCCCGGGAGGCAGGCAAGGTCCGATTTGCGGGATATTCGTCCTACAGCGAAGAGGCGGCGCTTGCGGCCATCGAGGATGGGCGGTGGGACACCCTGCAGATCCCCTGCAACATCCTGGACCGCCGATACCTGGTACGCGTCATTCCCGAGGCGCGTCGGTGCGGCGTGGGCGTCATCGTGCGATCCGCACTGCTGAAAGGCGCCCTGACCGAGAAGAGCAGGTTCATGCCCGACAGGCTGAAGCCCCTCGTCGCGCATATCGACCGGCTGGTCGAAATCCAGACCGCGACCCGTTTCAGCCTGCCCGAACTGGCCCTGCGCTTCGTCCTGTCGATCCCGGCCGTCTCCACCGTAATCGTCGGCGCCGACAAAATCGCGTACCTGGATGAAGCCGTTTCCGTGTCGGACGGACAGGGCCTTAGTGAGGAAACACTACTGGCGTTGGAAGATATGGCGCTGAACGATCCCTACCTGCTCAATCCGGGGAACTGGGGCATTCCCTGA
- a CDS encoding histone deacetylase produces MPTALISHPDFLLHDTGPFHPERPDRMTSVLARLGLSGDVPDGARQAGLLCLSPEPAGEARIKAVHDGAYVDAVVDWCGKGYRNLPTGDTTVSSASETVARLAAGAAMRAVDAVLTGEADRVFCVARPPGHHAESDRGMGFCIYNNAAVAARYAQSRFGVERVAVLDWDVHHGNGTQEIFSEDPTVYYFSIHQYPLYPFTGAERETGTGEGAGYTMNVPVPAGSGDEVFVDVLRGTILPAMMAYQPDLLILSAGFDAHMDDPLSGTLVTDAGFRAMTRLVLDFAEDACGGRLVSVLEGGYDLEALGRCVADHVSMMNA; encoded by the coding sequence ATGCCCACCGCGTTGATCAGCCACCCCGACTTCCTCCTGCACGATACCGGTCCCTTCCATCCGGAACGGCCGGACCGCATGACCTCCGTGCTGGCCCGACTCGGCCTGTCCGGCGATGTACCCGACGGCGCCCGTCAGGCCGGCCTGCTGTGCCTCTCGCCCGAGCCGGCTGGCGAGGCGCGGATCAAGGCCGTCCACGACGGGGCCTATGTCGACGCCGTTGTCGATTGGTGCGGGAAGGGATACCGGAATCTGCCCACCGGCGACACCACCGTTTCCTCCGCATCCGAGACCGTGGCCCGACTGGCCGCCGGCGCGGCCATGCGGGCGGTCGACGCGGTGCTGACCGGGGAAGCGGACCGCGTATTCTGTGTCGCCCGGCCTCCGGGGCATCACGCCGAATCCGACCGGGGGATGGGATTCTGTATCTACAACAACGCCGCCGTCGCGGCCCGTTACGCCCAGTCGCGGTTCGGGGTGGAACGGGTGGCCGTGCTGGACTGGGACGTCCATCATGGGAACGGGACCCAGGAGATTTTCTCTGAAGACCCGACCGTGTACTATTTCAGCATTCACCAGTATCCCCTCTATCCCTTCACCGGCGCGGAGCGGGAGACGGGAACGGGCGAAGGGGCAGGTTACACGATGAACGTCCCGGTCCCCGCAGGATCCGGCGACGAGGTCTTCGTCGATGTGTTGCGCGGCACGATCCTGCCGGCCATGATGGCTTACCAACCGGACCTCCTTATCCTCTCGGCGGGATTCGACGCCCACATGGACGATCCGCTCTCCGGCACCCTGGTCACGGACGCGGGTTTCCGGGCCATGACCCGCCTGGTGCTGGACTTCGCGGAAGACGCGTGCGGGGGCCGGCTGGTTTCCGTCCTTGAGGGCGGCTACGACCTCGAAGCCCTCGGCCGGTGCGTCGCGGACCATGTAAGCATGATGAACGCCTGA
- the lexA gene encoding transcriptional repressor LexA, with amino-acid sequence MKAMTEKQRNVYDYIRKKVGKIGYPPSVREIAQQFGISTRAAYDHLRAIEKKGHIRRDPMKPRAIEIVGARDGSAPGAGDVVRVPLLGRVAAGLPILAEENVEEYMDFPSGMVKQGGNVFALEVHGDSMIEDGIKDGDYVLVREQPVAETGETVVALLDDEATVKRFYRRNDRVELVPAHPTMEPIVTDEVSIVGKVVGVYRRMD; translated from the coding sequence ATGAAAGCGATGACGGAAAAGCAGCGGAACGTTTACGATTACATACGTAAAAAGGTCGGCAAGATAGGGTATCCTCCCAGTGTCAGAGAGATCGCACAGCAGTTCGGGATCAGTACCCGTGCGGCTTACGACCACCTACGGGCGATTGAGAAGAAGGGCCATATCCGTCGTGATCCCATGAAGCCCCGCGCCATAGAAATCGTTGGAGCCAGGGACGGGTCGGCGCCGGGTGCCGGTGACGTCGTCCGGGTCCCCCTCCTCGGCCGTGTAGCCGCCGGGTTGCCTATTCTCGCCGAAGAGAACGTCGAGGAGTACATGGATTTTCCGTCAGGCATGGTGAAGCAGGGCGGGAATGTCTTCGCTCTCGAGGTACACGGAGACAGCATGATCGAAGACGGAATCAAGGACGGCGACTACGTCCTGGTCCGTGAGCAGCCCGTGGCCGAGACGGGCGAAACGGTCGTCGCGCTGCTGGACGACGAGGCCACGGTCAAGCGATTCTACCGGCGCAACGACCGGGTCGAACTCGTGCCCGCCCATCCGACCATGGAACCCATTGTCACCGATGAGGTATCCATCGTGGGCAAGGTGGTCGGGGTATACCGCAGAATGGACTGA
- a CDS encoding VWA domain-containing protein: MDLAFLNLTFLFGALGAAVPLILHLVRRQRAGIHVFSMVRFLISSQRSIVRQQRFRRLLLLLLRMAACALLAVIFARPFLRDQDETVFAGTQPEAVAILVDTSYSMGFGNRIALAKRRAAEILNDLQTGDQAALLTFAVQARVIRELGSSHSELPVLVDSEVSATFQATDYVEALRAADDQLSGSDFDRRTVYLVSDFQQAGWNPRSGGWKLGPGVQLRMIDVGDAQDDNSAVTGVEIPTVAGMESSAAPDGAERVLSADGRTLDVAVRIRNFGQAPFRDEVTLRVNGIETGKRRVDIPPHSGQVEIFRQAFGSATNTGEVVLGEDGLPVDNRFFFTVNAPTPVRVLCLEERSRPNRPSEAAYYLTQALSLRRDPPVVVDVRSPDALADVDPSDYDVVISANLSVLPRAAKDRLTGYVRSGGSLIIALNPAVSSGIFNSSFGELLPGRIASLSSPDGPRDRYRLLTDVNYQHPVFQPFSGPRHGDFGTVRFYRTARFEPDSSASVPARFDDGAAAVAEKPLGNGRTFLVLSTFDLAWTDFPIREVFVPFLYESIDYLASRGTMHERGDGLYRLAGEAVRLPDGAQYVVLPSGEQVPVETSRTGSKLFTQTRQPGLYRVQSEDGQQTFAVNLDTRESDFTRMDAEAFAAALINPLAVSPESRETESLARFVRDAEVERRQGLWWILGFTLIALVLGETLLANRTHR; the protein is encoded by the coding sequence ATGGACCTGGCCTTCCTGAACCTCACGTTCCTCTTCGGCGCGCTGGGCGCGGCCGTCCCGCTGATCCTGCACCTGGTGCGAAGGCAGCGGGCCGGGATCCACGTCTTCAGCATGGTCCGTTTCCTCATTTCGTCCCAGCGGTCCATCGTCCGCCAGCAGCGATTTCGCCGTCTCCTGCTGTTGCTGCTGCGCATGGCGGCCTGCGCGCTGCTGGCCGTGATTTTCGCGCGGCCCTTCCTCCGGGATCAGGACGAAACCGTTTTCGCGGGCACCCAGCCTGAAGCGGTGGCCATTCTGGTCGATACCTCCTACAGCATGGGATTCGGGAACCGCATCGCCCTGGCGAAACGGCGGGCGGCCGAGATCCTGAACGATCTGCAGACCGGCGACCAGGCGGCGCTGCTGACCTTCGCCGTGCAGGCGCGGGTCATCCGGGAACTCGGGTCGAGCCACTCCGAACTGCCCGTCCTGGTGGACTCCGAGGTCAGCGCGACATTCCAGGCGACGGACTACGTGGAAGCGCTGCGCGCCGCCGACGACCAGCTGAGCGGGTCGGACTTCGACCGCCGGACGGTCTACCTCGTTTCCGATTTCCAGCAGGCCGGCTGGAATCCACGGTCCGGCGGATGGAAGCTCGGTCCGGGCGTCCAGCTCCGGATGATCGACGTGGGGGATGCGCAGGACGACAATTCCGCCGTCACCGGCGTGGAGATCCCGACCGTTGCCGGCATGGAATCTTCGGCCGCACCGGACGGTGCGGAACGCGTGCTGTCCGCGGACGGCCGTACCCTGGACGTGGCCGTTCGGATCCGAAACTTCGGACAGGCGCCCTTTCGGGACGAGGTGACGCTCCGGGTCAACGGGATCGAGACCGGCAAGCGGCGGGTCGACATTCCCCCGCACTCCGGCCAGGTGGAGATCTTCCGGCAGGCTTTCGGATCGGCCACGAATACGGGTGAGGTGGTGCTGGGTGAAGACGGGCTCCCGGTGGATAACCGGTTCTTCTTCACCGTGAATGCGCCTACGCCCGTTCGGGTCCTCTGCCTGGAGGAAAGATCGCGGCCGAACCGCCCGTCGGAGGCCGCATACTACCTGACCCAGGCGCTGTCGCTGCGCCGGGACCCGCCGGTCGTCGTGGACGTGCGGTCGCCGGACGCGCTGGCCGACGTCGATCCATCGGATTACGACGTGGTCATCTCGGCAAACCTGTCCGTCCTGCCGAGGGCCGCGAAGGACCGGCTGACCGGGTACGTGCGATCGGGCGGCAGCCTGATAATCGCCTTGAATCCCGCCGTATCTTCCGGTATATTCAATTCATCCTTCGGCGAACTGCTGCCCGGACGCATAGCATCGCTTTCGTCTCCGGACGGTCCGCGAGACCGGTACAGGCTGCTGACGGACGTGAATTACCAGCACCCCGTCTTCCAGCCCTTTTCCGGTCCCCGGCACGGTGATTTCGGTACAGTACGTTTCTACCGCACGGCACGGTTCGAACCCGACTCCTCGGCTTCGGTCCCGGCCCGTTTCGATGACGGCGCCGCCGCCGTTGCAGAGAAGCCCCTGGGAAACGGCCGCACGTTCCTGGTCCTTTCCACCTTCGACCTTGCGTGGACCGATTTTCCCATACGGGAGGTATTCGTTCCCTTTCTGTACGAGAGTATAGACTACCTGGCCTCCCGGGGAACGATGCATGAACGCGGGGACGGGCTGTACCGCCTGGCGGGGGAAGCGGTCAGACTGCCGGACGGCGCGCAATACGTAGTACTTCCATCCGGAGAACAGGTCCCGGTGGAAACGTCCCGGACGGGCAGTAAGCTGTTTACGCAGACGCGGCAGCCGGGGTTGTACCGGGTGCAGTCGGAAGACGGGCAGCAGACGTTCGCGGTCAACCTCGACACCCGTGAATCCGACTTCACCAGGATGGACGCGGAAGCCTTCGCCGCGGCGCTGATCAATCCCTTGGCCGTGAGTCCGGAATCACGGGAGACCGAGTCGCTGGCCCGGTTTGTCCGGGACGCCGAAGTCGAACGCCGCCAGGGACTCTGGTGGATCCTGGGGTTCACGCTCATCGCCCTGGTGCTCGGAGAGACCCTGCTGGCGAATCGTACGCACAGGTGA
- a CDS encoding sporulation protein, whose amino-acid sequence MPVNEMIQTMLEELRQIADTEVHVGKPMQIGDAWVVPVSRLSLGFGAGGFGGEDNQKRGAGGGVSVEPLAFLVIQQDRAQLLHMNSPSSPMGKLLDIMPDVIEELKRYTRKDGKDGDQ is encoded by the coding sequence ATGCCTGTAAATGAAATGATCCAGACCATGCTGGAGGAACTGCGCCAGATCGCAGATACCGAGGTGCACGTGGGCAAGCCGATGCAGATCGGCGATGCCTGGGTGGTTCCGGTTTCCAGGCTGTCCCTGGGGTTCGGCGCCGGTGGATTCGGCGGCGAGGACAATCAGAAGAGGGGAGCCGGGGGCGGTGTATCGGTCGAACCGCTCGCCTTCCTGGTCATCCAGCAGGACCGCGCGCAACTGCTGCACATGAACTCGCCCAGCAGCCCCATGGGCAAGTTGCTGGACATCATGCCGGACGTCATCGAGGAATTGAAGAGGTATACCCGAAAAGACGGAAAAGACGGCGATCAATAG
- a CDS encoding DUF58 domain-containing protein, translating to MTEVPRFLDPRTLSSLSSMEMRARIVVEGFVSGLHKSPYRGFGVEFVEYRQYTPGDDIRHVDWKAVARSDRYYVKEYEDETNLQCVILLDRSASMGYGGQPATATTALDKLEYGSYLAASLAYLILRQGDGVGLVTFDQVVHNYVPPSSKNTQWLAIHSTLDELRADEGTDLGSPLHELAESMPRRGLVILISDLIDDVEQMMNALMHFRFKGHEVLVFHIVDREELTFPFSETARFDDPETGERITVAPSAIRADYLAAVEEFMESIRTGCAKIQVDYERMETDRPLDFALFSYLSRRMVKR from the coding sequence ATGACCGAAGTACCCCGCTTCTTGGATCCGAGGACCCTTTCCAGCCTCTCCTCCATGGAAATGCGCGCCCGCATCGTGGTCGAAGGGTTCGTTTCCGGCCTCCACAAGAGCCCGTACCGGGGCTTCGGCGTGGAGTTCGTGGAATACCGGCAGTATACGCCGGGCGACGACATCCGGCACGTGGACTGGAAAGCCGTTGCGCGTTCGGACCGGTACTACGTAAAGGAATACGAGGACGAGACGAACCTGCAGTGCGTGATTCTCCTCGACCGCAGCGCGTCCATGGGATACGGCGGCCAGCCGGCCACGGCGACGACCGCACTGGACAAACTCGAATACGGATCATATCTCGCGGCTTCCCTGGCGTATCTCATACTGCGGCAGGGGGACGGGGTGGGACTCGTCACCTTCGACCAGGTCGTTCACAACTACGTGCCGCCCAGTTCGAAGAACACCCAGTGGCTCGCCATCCACTCGACCCTGGATGAACTGCGTGCGGACGAAGGCACCGATTTGGGCAGCCCCCTGCACGAACTCGCCGAATCGATGCCGAGGCGGGGACTGGTCATCCTCATTTCCGATCTGATCGACGACGTCGAGCAGATGATGAACGCCCTGATGCACTTTCGCTTCAAGGGTCATGAAGTGCTGGTCTTTCACATCGTCGACCGGGAAGAACTCACCTTCCCTTTCAGCGAGACCGCGCGGTTCGATGATCCGGAGACCGGCGAAAGGATCACGGTGGCTCCGTCGGCCATCCGGGCGGACTACCTGGCAGCGGTGGAGGAATTCATGGAATCGATCAGGACCGGATGTGCGAAGATCCAGGTCGACTATGAGCGCATGGAGACCGACCGGCCGCTGGATTTCGCGCTTTTTTCCTATCTGAGCAGGCGCATGGTGAAACGTTAA
- a CDS encoding peptide transporter, with the protein MTLVKDDLSASAFSDHPQVYEEGFNVKTVIGIVFLGLFMIPGSIYLNLIAGQSLGPAAEWTTIILFIEVARRSFTTLSRQEIYMLYYVAASLTAGVGLALSGGPFAQLIWYQYFVQSPGARAFGIDDQIPSWISPGADSDAIVLRTLLHGEWLVPILLIAVLHIFNRASAFTLGYGLFRVTADVERLPFPLAPIQAEGATALAESSAGQESWRWRAFSIGAMLGLVFGAFYIGIPAVTGALLAEPITLIPIPFADLTRNTENILPAAAMAVELGLGPVLTGFVLPFWIVVGSAIGALLTVVVNPLLYDFGILRTWSPGMDAIQTTLVNDIDFWMSVRIGTGFAVALIGGWSILSGLRKRSGDARREGSKPGPSGGYGTPPGRGDFPMSVIFGAFLVLTVGYVVLSWRLVPGFPILFFVFYGFFYTPLSSYASARLRAITGADLQFPLIKEATFILSGYKGVDIWFAPIPIFNYGGQAQAFREVELTGTRFTSVLKAELVMIPVLLVCSLLFWHFVWGLAPIPSQAYPYAQKFWQQQATMQALWYSSTAGSGFESSYLIEALKIPYMIGGAAFGVLAYAVLAAFNLPVMLIFGVIASVGTVPHAFIPQFLGALLGRFYMERKFGRRKWMRYTPVLAAGYACGTGLVGMATVAIALISKTVAPLVY; encoded by the coding sequence ATGACCCTCGTCAAGGACGACCTGTCAGCCTCCGCCTTTTCCGACCATCCCCAGGTCTACGAGGAGGGGTTCAATGTAAAGACGGTCATCGGGATCGTCTTTCTTGGGCTGTTCATGATCCCGGGCTCGATCTATCTGAACCTGATCGCCGGGCAAAGCCTGGGGCCCGCGGCGGAATGGACCACGATCATCCTGTTCATCGAAGTCGCGCGCCGGTCTTTCACCACGCTCAGCCGCCAGGAAATCTACATGCTGTACTACGTGGCGGCCAGCCTCACCGCCGGCGTGGGACTGGCGCTGTCCGGCGGGCCCTTCGCCCAGCTCATATGGTACCAGTACTTCGTCCAGTCCCCCGGCGCCCGGGCCTTCGGCATCGACGACCAGATCCCCTCCTGGATCTCTCCCGGCGCGGATTCCGACGCCATCGTACTGCGTACGCTGCTGCACGGGGAATGGCTGGTGCCGATCCTGCTCATCGCCGTGCTCCACATCTTCAACCGTGCGAGCGCCTTCACGCTGGGTTACGGACTCTTTCGCGTAACGGCCGACGTGGAACGGCTGCCCTTCCCCCTGGCCCCGATCCAGGCGGAGGGCGCCACCGCCCTGGCGGAGAGTTCCGCGGGCCAGGAATCGTGGCGCTGGCGCGCCTTCAGCATCGGGGCCATGCTGGGACTTGTTTTCGGCGCGTTCTACATCGGCATACCGGCCGTCACGGGCGCGCTGCTGGCTGAGCCGATCACGCTGATTCCCATTCCCTTCGCCGACCTGACGCGCAATACGGAGAACATACTGCCCGCCGCGGCCATGGCGGTCGAACTGGGACTGGGGCCGGTGTTGACGGGGTTCGTGCTGCCCTTTTGGATCGTGGTCGGTTCCGCCATCGGTGCGTTGCTTACCGTGGTCGTCAATCCGCTGCTCTACGATTTCGGCATCCTGCGCACTTGGTCGCCGGGCATGGACGCCATCCAGACCACGCTCGTCAACGATATCGATTTCTGGATGAGCGTCCGCATCGGCACGGGATTCGCCGTCGCCCTGATCGGTGGATGGAGCATCCTGTCCGGACTCAGGAAACGGTCGGGCGATGCGAGGCGCGAAGGATCGAAACCCGGTCCGTCCGGCGGGTACGGCACGCCGCCCGGCCGGGGGGATTTTCCCATGTCCGTTATTTTCGGCGCCTTCCTGGTCCTGACGGTAGGCTACGTCGTCCTGAGCTGGCGCCTGGTGCCCGGGTTCCCCATCCTCTTCTTCGTGTTCTACGGATTCTTCTATACTCCGCTCAGCTCGTACGCGAGCGCCCGCCTGCGCGCCATCACGGGCGCCGATCTGCAGTTCCCCCTCATCAAGGAGGCCACGTTCATTCTCAGCGGCTACAAGGGGGTGGACATCTGGTTCGCGCCGATTCCCATATTTAATTACGGTGGCCAGGCCCAGGCCTTTCGCGAGGTCGAGCTGACCGGCACCCGGTTCACGAGCGTATTGAAGGCGGAACTGGTCATGATCCCGGTCCTGCTTGTCTGCAGCCTGCTGTTCTGGCACTTCGTCTGGGGACTCGCGCCCATACCGTCGCAGGCCTATCCCTACGCGCAGAAGTTCTGGCAGCAGCAGGCCACGATGCAGGCGCTGTGGTACTCCAGTACCGCAGGATCGGGGTTCGAGTCAAGCTACCTGATCGAGGCGTTGAAGATTCCCTACATGATAGGCGGCGCGGCCTTCGGCGTGTTGGCCTATGCCGTCCTGGCGGCCTTCAACCTTCCCGTCATGCTGATCTTCGGCGTGATCGCCAGCGTGGGCACGGTGCCCCACGCCTTCATCCCGCAGTTTCTGGGCGCGTTGCTGGGCAGGTTCTACATGGAGCGGAAATTCGGCAGGCGGAAATGGATGCGGTACACGCCGGTCCTGGCGGCCGGCTACGCCTGCGGCACGGGGCTGGTAGGCATGGCCACGGTAGCCATTGCGCTGATTTCCAAGACCGTGGCGCCCCTGGTCTATTGA
- a CDS encoding AAA domain-containing protein yields the protein MTTSGTAQHATEEGPGQVRIEAFQEGREKILAEVRKVITGQEEVLEQVLIALFAGGHCLVTGVPGLAKTLLIKTFAEVLDLEFRRIQFTPDLMPADITGTEILEEDKATGQRSLTFIKGPIFGNIVLADEINRTPPKTQAALLEAMQEHRVTTGRTTFQLDEPFFVLATQNPIELEGTYPLPEAQLDRFMFNIHIEYLEEDDEVAVARTTTSAETVSVDTVLSGEVVRDYQRLVREVLVSEQVARYAVRLASASRPSGEDAPEFVKNWVSWGAGLRASQYLILGAKARALLDGRGHVSCDDIRTLAHPVLRHRILTNFYAEAEKITSEGIVDRLLETVPAPRSGM from the coding sequence ATGACGACGAGCGGCACCGCGCAGCACGCAACCGAAGAAGGACCCGGACAGGTACGCATAGAAGCATTCCAGGAGGGGCGGGAGAAGATACTGGCCGAAGTGCGCAAGGTGATCACCGGCCAGGAGGAGGTCCTGGAACAGGTGCTGATCGCCCTGTTCGCGGGAGGGCACTGCCTCGTGACCGGCGTGCCCGGACTGGCGAAGACCCTGCTCATCAAGACCTTCGCCGAGGTGCTGGACCTGGAGTTCAGGCGCATCCAGTTCACCCCGGACCTCATGCCGGCCGACATCACCGGGACCGAGATCCTGGAAGAGGACAAGGCTACGGGGCAGCGCTCGCTGACTTTCATCAAGGGCCCGATCTTCGGCAACATCGTACTGGCGGACGAGATCAACCGGACGCCGCCCAAGACCCAGGCCGCCCTGCTCGAAGCCATGCAGGAGCACCGCGTGACCACCGGCCGCACGACGTTTCAGCTGGACGAACCCTTCTTCGTCCTCGCCACCCAGAACCCCATCGAGCTGGAGGGGACCTATCCCCTGCCCGAGGCGCAGCTCGACCGGTTCATGTTCAACATCCACATCGAGTACCTCGAGGAAGACGACGAAGTGGCCGTGGCCCGTACGACGACCTCCGCCGAGACGGTCTCGGTCGATACCGTCCTGTCGGGCGAGGTGGTCCGGGATTACCAGCGCCTGGTCCGGGAAGTCCTGGTCTCCGAACAGGTTGCCCGTTACGCCGTTCGCCTGGCATCCGCGAGCAGGCCATCCGGCGAGGACGCGCCCGAATTCGTGAAGAACTGGGTATCCTGGGGGGCCGGCCTGCGCGCCTCCCAGTACCTGATCCTGGGCGCCAAGGCCAGGGCCCTGCTCGACGGCCGGGGACACGTTTCCTGCGACGACATCCGCACGCTCGCCCATCCGGTCCTGCGGCACCGGATCCTGACCAATTTCTACGCCGAGGCGGAGAAGATCACCTCCGAGGGTATCGTCGACCGGCTGCTCGAGACCGTTCCGGCGCCGCGGTCCGGCATGTAA